The following coding sequences lie in one Carassius carassius chromosome 1, fCarCar2.1, whole genome shotgun sequence genomic window:
- the LOC132140090 gene encoding uncharacterized protein LOC132140090 produces MDSSLRTDSQFDQMFDEEHDHSKSPLQGLGIGMVSSFPLDYMHLVCLGIVRKLIALWFKGPLPCRVPSSTLSAISDHLKLCRPSLPRSFSRKPRSFTEYSQWKATEFRQFLLYTGPVVLFQRLPRQQYKNFLVLSSAMRILLSPMCREFYGYAQKLLRCFVTNFEKIYGTKYLVNNTHSLLHLADDAKKYGPLDSVSCFPFENYLGQLKKMVRRPQNPVQQIVRRVYERQLFAHMSEEMPENVKLTLPHEFGPMLTEFPLHQYVQYKMFKHKNTMISSSIGTNCFELEGRVGIVRNIVHSTVTGGTHVVYELFQTGTCFFNYPFDSTSLGVCLLSKLSGQLSSAPVLQ; encoded by the coding sequence ATGGATTCAAGCCTAAGAACAGACAGTCAGTTTGATCAAATGTTTGATGAAGAGCACGACCACTCTAAATCACCTCTCCAGGGCCTAGGCATTGGCATGGTTTCCAGTTTTCCTTTGGACTATATGCATTTAGTTTGCTTGGGCATTGTCCGTAAATTAATTGCTCTGTGGTTCAAGGGACCATTGCCGTGTCGGGTTCCGTCTTCTACTCTATCTGCTATCTCTGATCACTTGAAACTGTGTAGACCAAGCTTACCTCGAAGCTTCTCCAGAAAGCCACGTTCTTTCACTGAGTACAGCCAATGGAAGGCTACAGAATTCAGGCAGTTTTTATTATATACAGGACCTGTTGTGCTTTTTCAAAGATTACCACGTCAACAGTACAAAAACTTTCTTGTATTGTCATctgctatgagaatacttttgtcTCCTATGTGTAGAGAATTCTATGGGTATGCCCAAAAATTATTAAGATGTTTTGTTACCAACTTTGAGAAGATATATGGGACAAAATATCTGGTTAACAATACACACAGtcttttacatttagcagatgatgCTAAAAAGTATGGCCCTCTGGATTCAGTTTCATGTTTTCCATTTGAGAATTATTTGGGACAGTTGAAAAAAATGGTGAGAAGACCACAGAATCCTGTGCAACAAATTGTCAGGCGTGTTTATGAAAGGCAATTATTTGCTCACATGTCCGAAGAAATGCCTGAAAATGTTAAACTGACACTGCCTCATGAATTTGGACCAATGCTGACAGAATTTCCGCTGCATCagtatgttcaatacaaaatgtttaaacacaaaaacacaatgatCTCAAGCTCCATTGGTACCAATTGTTTTGAACTTGAGGGAAGAGTTGGAATTGTGCGGAACATTGTGCATTCCACTGTGACTGGAGGAACACATGTGGTGTATGAACTTTTTCAGACAGGGACATGTTTTTTCAACTACCCCTTTGATTCTACATCACTTGGAGTCTGTCTGCTATCAAAACTGTCTGGTCAGCTTTCCAGTGCTCCAGTGCTCCAGTGA